The following proteins are co-located in the Aquarana catesbeiana isolate 2022-GZ linkage group LG02, ASM4218655v1, whole genome shotgun sequence genome:
- the LOC141129773 gene encoding large ribosomal subunit protein uL5-like: MAEKSEKENPMRDLRIRKLCLNICVGESGDRLTRAAKVLEQLTGQTPVFSKARYTVRSFGIRRNEKIAVHCTVRGAKAEEILEKGLKVREYELRKNNFSETGNFGFGIQEHIDLGIKYDPSIGIYGLDFYVVLGRPGFSIADSVELMIGNSYPHID; this comes from the coding sequence ATGGCGGAAAAATCTGAGAAAGAAAATCCTATGCGTGATCTGAGAATCCGCAAGCTCTGCCTCAATATCTGCGTTGGAGAGAGTGGTGACAGACTGACCCGGGCAGCCAAAGTGCTGGAGCAGCTCACTGGGCAGACACCTGTCTTCTCCAAAGCTCGTTACACCGTGAGATCTTTTGGAATTAGGAGAAATGAAAAGATTGCAGTTCACTGTACTGTCAGAGGAGCCAAAGCAGAAGAGATCTTGGAGAAAGGGCTTAAGGTCAGAGAATATGAGCTGAGGAAGAATAACTTCTCTGAAACAGGAAACTTTGGCTTTGGTATCCAGGAGCACATTGATCTGGGTATTAAATATGACCCAAGCATTGGAATCTACGGGCTGGATTTCTATGTGGTTCTTGGCCGTCCAGGCTTCAGCattgctgactcggttgaattgatgataggcaactcctatcctcatattgattag